AACATTGTCTTACCCGAAGCGCGGAGTTTGAGCATGGATCTCAATATTGAAGTGAAACAAGTTTCTTAACATTGATGCGAAACACGCACGAAACGCATTGACTTCCTGGtgtatcatatatatttttgctttcgtgtttgtttgattgtttttagggGTGGTggtgtgttttgtttattgctTATATAGCAAGTGTCTTTGCAGAAAACACATTTACAGAATTCATgtcatctttatcatcttgtAGGTCCATTACCCAAACCACGTGTTTACACTGACTGAGCAAGAATCGCGGGTTGGGTGCTTCCGTCTGCAATATAGCACCAGGAACGATTCCTACTACCGAGGAGACTCCTCCAGCCCGGAAGTTCGGGGGTGGAAAGCGGGTGCATTTACGGTGGTGAACATGCAGCGCTACCACGCCATCAAGGGTCCTGAAAAAGGAGAGTGGGTAAGCGTaccaaccctccccccccccccaacacacacaagcaaaacaaaacaaacaatcaaacgtTTAGAATTTCACTTTGAATCGCACAGCAAGCTTGTTATGTTATTCCCTGCTACTTCAAAGTTGATTACTAACTTTGTCCAGCACCAGCAGGGTAGTGATTTTGGTGTCTGCATAATAATTTTACCTCAtatacataataaaacatgtaTTTCGATGAAGATGGATATTTGAAAAATTTTACTTTCGCTGCGTCAATATACTGTACCTATATCAATGTCCATCGTCGGCGTATTGCGTAAATGCGGTTGAAACCATGATGTCGAGAGAACGGAGCTACCCCacgaataaataaaaatacaggATAGACCAGACTGAAATTACCCTTTCATCCTAAGGTTTGATGAAggaatcttattgcaaacactAGTAATGAGAGTGTTTGAATGTGTGATATGGTCTCCTTGAACATTACTAGTAGTCCCTTAGATATAATTCCTCGAGTTTACTAGAATGATGACATGGTAAACATCTTCTCATTAATCGCTGAgatatactgcattattttgtactggatgtgtgtgtgtgtgtgtgtgtgtgtgtgtgtgttacgtTCTCAGACGATATTCCTATGAAGGCTTATTCAGAGCCATGATCCATACACACGTCTATATCCTTGCCCCAGGCGTACCTGACCAGAAAGCCAAGACATTCCAGCGGCTCCATCAGCTGGTGTGTCGATTTCGGGCGCACGGGGCTCGTAGTCGACCAGATCCACGCTCTGACGTACGGACGCACCCTACCCGGCGGAACGATCACCTACGATATGATAAGTCCCGATCGCCGTGATCACTCGGCGGCAAAAGGGTCAGAACTGACTTCACCTATTAGCAGAAAAAGTAAATAACTATTTGAAAATTTTGTCCCCTGacatgaaacttcaaaattaatTGGCTattctttaattcattttttaaagcaTGTTGACTCTCTTTTTCACTCTCAAGTTCCGTCATTCGAACGTATGTAGCctgtaatattacaagtactACATCATGCAGAGCAACCCAATGTCGCCGCAAATGGCAAAGCAAATGAACTTGACCTTACGATGGGTCGATACCTTCATTACACCGGCGTCATTGTGAAATTACCCAGACAGCCGATATGTTTCACTGCTTTCTGCTCTTGTGTGGTGTGAGGAAAAATTCTCTTCATTCTGAAAATAAATTCCTTTGTATTAATACGCTTAGTTCACCAGTCAacattttttccccatcatTTCACTAAACTTAGATCGTCTCATCTTTGTGGCATACCTCGACGGCGGAGTCTCCAAACACGAGAGGGCACAAACACAGCTGTTCTTCCAAGACTGTGTCAGTAACCCCAACGGATTCCCCTTTGACCTTCTCATCACTCTCAAGGTACGTGTCATCGTCACAGTACAAAGTGATGAGTTCGCATGAGTCGCCAAGGCGCCATTCCACGCAGCGTCACGAGGCATTCAGCCAAGCGTGGCGTCATACGGTCCCGGAATCGGCACAGTTTGGCCGTGCGAATATGGAACTTTCAATTCACGCGAACTTGGCCCGAACCTCGTTAAAAACTGACCAATAACCAAAGCAATTAAGACCTTTAGTTAGCAGCCTGACAAACTCCACCAGCGGTGACACGATGGTTTTAAGATACCTTCAcgaacaagagacccgcgggtctagcgctcacctgagtatcgcaagttcacctttcacgcagtcactaatctaaattattcacagctctactgaAATTTGACCATGAATGTAGGcctagaagatgaaaatgtacaataagggccgaaatttttaaagattccttaatttgggggattgggggccccctggggccctctgggtggggcatggtgcccattttgataaattgagatcctgaccccctagggatgctacctgccaagtttgacgaaaatccatcatgaggttttcaggaagaagatgaaaatgtacaattcaggcccccatttggaccttcccaacccccccccctgcccccaagaggggcacccctggatttgctatgaacaaacttgaaactacagtcattaatgtactcactcatactcatagtattatcttagctctataacttctgattctagagaagatttttaaagattccttcattttgggggggtttggcccccccccccggggcccctgggtggggcatggtgcccattttaataaattgagatcctaaccccctagggatgctacctgccaagtttggtaaaaattggtcatggggttctcaagaagaagatgaaaatgtataatttaggccccattaggacccctccccacccccctcccctgggtcccaaggggggcacccctgattctgccatgaacaaacttgaaactacagtcatcaatgtactaactcatagtattaacttagctctatcactt
Above is a window of Diadema setosum chromosome 4, eeDiaSeto1, whole genome shotgun sequence DNA encoding:
- the LOC140227635 gene encoding uncharacterized protein, coding for MVTVHYPNHVFTLTEQESRVGCFRLQYSTRNDSYYRGDSSSPEVRGWKAGAFTVVNMQRYHAIKGPEKGEWAYLTRKPRHSSGSISWCVDFGRTGLVVDQIHALTYGRTLPGGTITYDMISPDRLPSFEHRLIFVAYLDGGVSKHERAQTQLFFQDCVSNPNGFPFDLLITLKPAVAMATTLIPRTKLKPNVCKRCTCPIEQRQRYSPPTVRVDEPTGSYWQDEGSILETPTSDIPTKIAERTLEGIVDSSTHTRGCEASMFRHKTDRTRAESMFLTSASIGGSVTTGK